One Leptolyngbyaceae cyanobacterium DNA segment encodes these proteins:
- a CDS encoding ABC transporter permease encodes MSSTVTPPKPNVSLQLDASPIESQSFLSEIFQETLALTRRLFIQLQRRPSTLIAGVIQPLIWLILFGALFQNAPKGLFGDTVNYGQFLAAGVIVFTAFSGALNAGLPVMFDREFGFLNRLLVAPLASRYSIVFASAIFIVTLSAIQTAAIIAVSAFLGAGLPNLLGLGIVALILLLLVFGVTGLSLGLAFALPGHIELIAVIFVTNLPLLFASTALAPLAFMPKWLQVVASLNPLSYAIEPIRYLYLNSDWSLNSIVMQAPWGAVSLGGTLLILLALDVLAFLTIQPLLRRTFA; translated from the coding sequence CAATCGAATCGCAGAGTTTTTTGAGTGAAATATTCCAAGAAACTCTCGCTTTAACTCGTCGTCTGTTTATTCAATTACAGCGGCGTCCATCTACTTTAATTGCGGGGGTAATTCAACCTTTAATTTGGTTGATTTTGTTTGGTGCGTTGTTTCAGAATGCACCGAAAGGATTGTTTGGCGATACGGTAAATTACGGTCAATTTTTAGCGGCTGGGGTGATCGTTTTTACGGCATTTAGCGGTGCGTTGAATGCGGGTTTACCTGTAATGTTCGATCGCGAATTCGGTTTTCTCAATCGCTTACTAGTGGCACCCCTGGCGTCTCGATATTCGATCGTATTTGCTTCCGCCATCTTTATCGTTACTCTCAGCGCCATTCAAACCGCCGCCATTATTGCAGTTAGTGCATTTTTGGGTGCGGGTTTACCCAATTTATTAGGATTGGGGATCGTTGCCCTGATTCTGCTATTACTGGTGTTCGGCGTTACTGGTTTGAGTTTGGGATTGGCTTTTGCCCTACCCGGTCACATAGAATTAATTGCAGTAATTTTTGTCACCAACCTACCTTTGTTATTTGCTAGCACAGCACTAGCGCCCCTGGCTTTTATGCCCAAATGGTTGCAAGTAGTGGCGAGTCTCAATCCTTTAAGTTATGCGATCGAACCAATTCGCTATTTATATTTAAATAGTGATTGGTCGCTCAATAGCATAGTCATGCAAGCACCTTGGGGCGCTGTCAGCTTAGGCGGCACCCTGCTAATATTACTGGCGCTTGACGTGCTGGCATTTTTGACAATTCAACCACTACTGCGCCGAACATTTGCTTAA